From the Pseudomonas sp. SORT22 genome, one window contains:
- a CDS encoding DUF4434 family protein — MRRLIAVMLFVLSLQATADERLFYQPLNRDAQLSEAQWRALWQATAAQGGKTLIVQWSAYGDSDFGGARGWLANSLRLAHEQGLQLVLGLYMDAAYYQRIDELDGAGLAAYWRAQLGNSLAQQRKIRQDWQLPVAGWYLPMELDDLHFHSADRRQALYTQLQAFNRRLDAPLHISAFSAARLSPQVNARWLEQLASLKLQVWWQDGAGTGRLAPLVRHNYEDALPCSIGIVNEAFRQTSAAGQPFTAVAAPPQLRSDCHPRAVFSLRYRPWTQGVLPLAGH; from the coding sequence ATGCGCCGCTTGATCGCTGTGATGCTGTTCGTCCTGAGCCTGCAGGCAACTGCCGACGAGCGCCTGTTCTACCAACCGCTGAACCGCGACGCGCAGTTGAGCGAGGCGCAGTGGCGCGCGCTGTGGCAAGCCACTGCGGCCCAGGGCGGCAAAACCCTGATCGTGCAGTGGAGCGCCTATGGCGACAGCGACTTCGGCGGTGCCCGGGGCTGGCTGGCCAACAGCCTGCGCCTGGCCCACGAACAAGGTCTGCAGCTGGTGCTGGGGCTGTACATGGACGCCGCCTATTACCAGCGCATCGACGAACTCGATGGCGCCGGCCTGGCCGCCTATTGGCGCGCGCAACTGGGCAATTCCCTGGCCCAGCAGCGCAAGATCCGCCAGGACTGGCAGTTGCCGGTGGCCGGCTGGTACCTGCCGATGGAGCTGGACGACCTGCACTTTCACAGTGCCGACCGCCGCCAGGCGCTGTACACCCAGCTACAGGCCTTCAATCGCCGCCTGGATGCGCCGCTGCACATCAGCGCTTTCAGCGCCGCGCGCCTGAGCCCGCAAGTCAATGCTCGCTGGCTCGAGCAGCTGGCCAGCCTCAAGCTGCAGGTCTGGTGGCAGGACGGCGCCGGCACCGGGCGCCTGGCGCCGCTGGTGCGCCACAACTACGAGGATGCCCTGCCCTGCAGCATCGGCATCGTCAACGAAGCCTTTCGCCAGACCAGCGCCGCCGGCCAGCCCTTCACTGCCGTGGCAGCGCCACCGCAGCTGCGCAGCGACTGTCATCCGCGGGCAGTGTTCTCGTTGCGCTACCGGCCCTGGACCCAGGGGGTACTGCCCTTGGCCGGGCACTGA
- a CDS encoding GGDEF domain-containing protein, translating into MYKTIEQQVRRNVAPPQLREEFRQHDFESLKSFSLLVFVLSLGIWILFDLIVSYQGNQGLTWLSALFIAVMGMLTIILGFARKAAHFDVLNLVFIAVITLAVRLVIDGLPQALRPAWMVLGASSVLYSVSVLPVRRWSFLATMLVTWVNLNPFQVPDMHLFELRGSMFVCYAVFLNGLTLYSYLKMRRAKLYNFYMAKLLLEQAYVDALTEIPNRRSFMAKAEKHLQQDAAATRYLAMIDIDNFKKVNDQFGHDIGDVVLKRIAADIKASMSEFEYARLGGEEFVIYVWGLNQADAERRIDALCRRVRDEVAEHPVTISIGLAQILAEDTLSNALVKADQALYEAKRSGKDRYVLWREPLGL; encoded by the coding sequence ATGTACAAGACCATCGAACAGCAAGTGCGCAGGAACGTCGCACCGCCGCAACTGCGCGAAGAATTCCGCCAGCACGACTTCGAAAGCCTGAAGTCGTTCAGCTTGCTGGTGTTCGTGCTGAGCCTGGGGATCTGGATTCTGTTCGACCTGATCGTCAGCTACCAGGGCAATCAGGGCCTGACCTGGCTGTCGGCGCTGTTCATCGCGGTGATGGGCATGCTCACCATCATCCTCGGCTTCGCCCGCAAGGCGGCGCATTTCGATGTGCTCAACCTGGTGTTCATCGCCGTGATCACCCTGGCGGTGCGCCTGGTGATCGACGGCCTGCCGCAAGCGCTGCGCCCGGCCTGGATGGTGCTCGGCGCCTCGAGTGTGCTGTACAGCGTGTCGGTGCTGCCGGTGCGGCGGTGGTCGTTCCTGGCGACGATGCTGGTGACCTGGGTCAACCTCAACCCGTTCCAGGTCCCGGACATGCACCTGTTCGAGCTGCGTGGCAGCATGTTCGTCTGCTATGCGGTGTTTCTCAACGGCCTGACCCTGTACAGCTACCTGAAGATGCGCCGGGCCAAGCTGTACAACTTCTACATGGCCAAGTTGCTGCTCGAGCAAGCCTACGTCGATGCCCTGACCGAGATCCCCAACCGCCGTTCGTTCATGGCCAAGGCCGAAAAACACCTGCAGCAGGACGCGGCCGCCACGCGCTACCTGGCGATGATCGACATCGACAACTTCAAGAAGGTCAACGACCAGTTCGGCCACGACATCGGCGACGTGGTGCTCAAGCGCATCGCCGCCGACATCAAGGCCTCGATGAGCGAATTCGAGTACGCACGGCTGGGCGGTGAAGAGTTCGTGATCTACGTCTGGGGGCTCAACCAGGCCGACGCCGAACGGCGCATCGACGCCCTGTGTCGGCGGGTCCGTGACGAAGTCGCCGAGCATCCGGTGACCATCAGTATCGGCCTGGCGCAAATCCTCGCCGAAGACACCCTGAGCAACGCCCTGGTCAAGGCCGACCAGGCGTTGTACGAGGCCAAGCGCAGTGGCAAGGACCGCTACGTGCTGTGGCGCGAGCCTCTCGGGTTGTAA
- a CDS encoding phage receptor, translating to MSVRPPLTLASLLLSFYTVHGLAAPLSDFERFRSYPFLERSYREAKADNWKEVERLTRHLLERVPNNSEARALLIQALAHQRRYREAEQLAEAASSSDADALLELRLTWIEQDPPAASRVEGWIATSSLNQRIRLWQAYSLSLAKFGGAAKALEWLNHLPAHGDDNILRLARANWAEQLRNWSQTIAALAPLAERGELPAQDWQRLANAYVQRLDEAPLQQLLKQAPTPEIARQTRLAMANRAIAMGHTELAQRWLQSLPEQDLHDPANRRQLWELARQGDDAALVRRLSNELNRPCLETTEWLSRHDPQAAREQLKGCRADDNPKAWLVLNQRLQGPGGEARSAQMWERLYRQSGDLQALEQASFLQLKEGRKEHVRQLLEQAYDRRQGRLPQPLLQRLAGLYSADDAPLDSRRMAALIPRVDAANRALLLARLAERGQCDTVRQAIPATPSEVGQLRALGRCAMPERPGEAVVYYQAAADLGDTGSRLPLAYALEAAGDSYAAQPLWKALADSEWTANARLTAARSALNADNPHLAYTYWKQATPVTADDWALGAAIAQRDYQVHDAMDYQRQALAQQPRPDHYYGAAVTAAQNGDLAQSTAWLAEAVRLAPEQPRYSADYGMRLAGSEQQVTRARSIPYLERAAQAFPEDYRIGETLAWRYDEVENSAAARKELRRVLDVEHDLVDGDDQFGSLDARKYRQRRAHEALSRRDSFTLVSTWSPAGVSTNDNFRDDRQDRRATSQNVQLAMWDHALGEEPSRNGSTFSVYGRVLFGGSGRNDYAQSMGTGVGLRYKPLGTSNLNLYTELYHQRQIDDARYGGLSLGQLLSPSKVGDNYGDLRGHAESSNDLLLRATASYLDQGKWRNDWRVDEDEWDERFLYLDAAWWTRAGDHQWLSRYQRGHTWKLPSASPQTLMPYGFLEFSSQDPSNDWRQDLRTGLGLRWQWWFDDDRYNAYRGSLKVRAEYQQSLGGNLYEHANGVLLGAELTF from the coding sequence ATGAGTGTGCGCCCGCCGCTGACGCTGGCCAGTTTGTTGTTGTCGTTCTACACCGTGCACGGCCTGGCCGCGCCGCTTAGCGACTTCGAACGCTTTCGCAGCTACCCCTTCCTTGAACGCAGCTACCGCGAGGCCAAGGCCGACAACTGGAAAGAAGTCGAACGCCTGACCCGCCACCTGCTCGAGCGGGTACCCAACAACAGCGAAGCCCGCGCCTTGCTGATCCAGGCCCTGGCCCATCAGCGCCGCTACCGCGAAGCCGAGCAACTGGCCGAAGCCGCCAGCAGCAGCGACGCCGACGCCCTGCTGGAGCTGCGCCTGACCTGGATCGAGCAGGACCCACCCGCCGCAAGCCGGGTCGAGGGCTGGATCGCCACCAGCAGCCTCAACCAGCGTATCCGCCTGTGGCAGGCCTACAGCCTGAGCCTGGCCAAGTTCGGTGGCGCGGCCAAGGCCCTGGAGTGGCTCAACCACCTGCCGGCCCATGGTGACGACAACATCCTGCGCCTGGCCCGGGCCAACTGGGCCGAGCAACTGCGCAACTGGAGCCAGACCATCGCCGCCCTGGCGCCGCTGGCCGAGCGCGGCGAGCTGCCGGCGCAAGACTGGCAGCGCCTGGCCAACGCCTACGTGCAGCGCCTGGACGAGGCGCCACTGCAACAACTGCTCAAGCAGGCGCCCACCCCCGAGATCGCCCGCCAGACCCGCCTGGCCATGGCCAACCGGGCAATTGCCATGGGCCACACCGAGCTGGCCCAGCGCTGGCTGCAGTCGCTGCCCGAGCAAGACCTGCACGACCCGGCCAATCGTCGGCAGCTGTGGGAACTGGCGCGCCAGGGCGATGATGCCGCGCTGGTACGGCGGCTCAGCAACGAGCTGAACCGGCCATGCCTGGAAACCACCGAATGGCTGTCGCGCCACGATCCGCAGGCCGCCCGCGAGCAGCTCAAAGGCTGCCGCGCCGATGACAACCCCAAAGCCTGGCTGGTACTCAACCAGCGCCTGCAGGGCCCGGGTGGCGAGGCGCGTTCCGCACAGATGTGGGAGCGCCTGTACCGCCAGAGCGGCGACCTGCAGGCCCTCGAACAAGCGAGCTTCCTGCAGCTCAAGGAGGGCCGCAAGGAGCATGTGCGCCAACTGCTCGAACAGGCCTACGACCGCCGCCAGGGCCGCTTGCCACAACCCTTGCTGCAGCGCCTGGCCGGGCTTTACAGTGCCGACGATGCGCCGCTCGACAGCCGGCGAATGGCCGCCTTGATCCCGCGGGTCGATGCCGCCAACCGCGCCCTGCTGCTCGCCCGCCTGGCCGAGCGCGGGCAGTGCGACACGGTACGCCAGGCGATCCCCGCCACACCCAGCGAAGTCGGCCAGTTGCGTGCCCTGGGCCGCTGCGCCATGCCCGAGCGCCCTGGCGAAGCGGTGGTCTATTACCAGGCCGCCGCAGACCTGGGCGATACCGGCAGCCGCCTGCCGCTGGCCTACGCCCTGGAAGCCGCCGGCGATTCCTACGCGGCGCAACCGCTGTGGAAAGCCCTGGCCGACAGCGAGTGGACCGCCAACGCCCGGCTTACCGCCGCGCGCAGTGCGCTGAACGCCGACAATCCTCACCTGGCATACACCTATTGGAAACAGGCAACGCCGGTAACGGCCGATGACTGGGCGCTGGGCGCGGCCATCGCCCAGCGCGACTACCAGGTCCACGACGCCATGGACTACCAGCGCCAGGCCCTCGCGCAGCAACCGCGCCCCGACCATTACTATGGCGCTGCGGTGACCGCCGCGCAGAACGGCGACCTGGCGCAGAGCACCGCCTGGCTTGCCGAGGCCGTGCGCCTGGCGCCAGAGCAGCCGCGCTACAGCGCCGACTACGGCATGCGCCTGGCGGGCTCGGAACAACAAGTAACCCGCGCCCGCTCGATCCCCTACCTTGAGCGCGCCGCTCAGGCCTTCCCCGAGGATTACCGGATCGGCGAAACCCTGGCCTGGCGCTACGACGAAGTCGAGAACAGCGCGGCGGCCCGTAAAGAGCTGCGCCGGGTGCTGGACGTCGAACACGACCTGGTCGATGGCGACGACCAGTTCGGCAGCCTGGACGCCCGCAAGTACCGTCAGCGCCGCGCCCACGAGGCGCTGTCGCGGCGCGACAGCTTCACCCTGGTCAGCACCTGGTCGCCGGCCGGCGTCTCGACCAACGACAACTTTCGCGATGACCGCCAGGACCGCCGCGCCACTTCGCAAAACGTGCAACTGGCGATGTGGGACCACGCCCTCGGTGAAGAGCCGAGCCGCAACGGCAGCACCTTCTCGGTCTACGGCCGGGTGCTGTTCGGCGGCAGCGGGCGCAACGACTATGCGCAGAGCATGGGCACCGGCGTCGGCCTGCGCTACAAGCCGTTGGGCACCAGCAACCTGAACCTGTACACCGAGCTGTACCACCAGCGCCAGATCGACGATGCCCGTTACGGCGGCCTGAGCCTTGGCCAGTTGCTCAGCCCGAGCAAGGTCGGCGACAACTATGGCGACCTGCGCGGCCATGCCGAGTCGAGCAACGACCTGCTGCTGCGCGCCACCGCCTCGTACCTCGACCAGGGCAAATGGCGCAACGACTGGCGGGTCGACGAGGACGAGTGGGACGAGCGTTTCCTCTACCTCGATGCCGCCTGGTGGACCCGCGCCGGCGACCATCAATGGCTGTCGCGCTACCAGCGCGGGCACACCTGGAAGCTGCCCAGTGCCTCGCCACAAACCCTGATGCCGTATGGTTTTCTCGAGTTCTCAAGCCAGGACCCGAGCAACGACTGGCGCCAGGACCTGCGCACCGGCCTGGGCCTGCGCTGGCAATGGTGGTTCGACGACGACCGCTACAACGCCTATCGCGGTTCGCTGAAAGTACGCGCCGAATACCAGCAGTCGCTGGGCGGCAATCTTTATGAACACGCCAACGGCGTGTTGCTGGGTGCGGAGTTGACCTTTTGA
- the nrfB gene encoding cyclic di-3',5'-guanylate-activated glycosyltransferase NrfB has translation MSLAWVDFFTYVLFGLKLLAIVLASLMFLLGLDDLFIDIVYWGRKLIRRFRIYDKYEKADEKRLFEVPEKPLAIMVPAWNEVGVVGEMARLAASTIDYENYQIFVGTYPNDPQTQADVDAVCLHYPNVHKVVCARPGPTSKADCLNNIIDAILRFEQDARIEFAGFILHDAEDVISPMELRLYNYLLPNKDMIQIPVYPFAPEWRGFTAGHYVDEFAENHGKDVIVREALTGQVPSAGVGTCFSRKAISALLEDGDGIAFDVQSLTEDYDIGFRLKQKGMKCIFARYSMSDPQLALKRDWRWGMSREFAQVICVREHFPRDWQHAIRQKSRWIVGIVFQGTSNLGWSRTGALNYFLWRDRRGLFAYLLSFLVNLLFLVLIAMWLVTMLAPNAWRFQSILSDSPLLMTLLWLNGLLLINRLFQRGFFVTRYYGIFEGLLSAPRMMWSNFVNFFANLRALRQVMEMGDSRRVAWDKTTHEFPALGAPARTPLGQRLVAKGLISEAQLQVLITSPVRRRLGRELLLRGLLTSEQLVQTLAEQLDLPWAPLNPFKLERKLITLLPRRLAVHYGVLPVAQDGDTLILASEGPVSQVSLGVISRQLKRPVQYRLAPQGRVTLGLRYHYPSPWQKEETRHMLAVLEKHQDDAALLERVSHHQIMLGTLLQVRGMVPPTLFNQALIDFNPEHMSLGEHLIARGIISEAVLQDALAEQLEEQQAAYDLTREVA, from the coding sequence ATGAGCCTGGCCTGGGTCGATTTCTTCACCTATGTATTGTTCGGCCTCAAGCTGCTGGCCATCGTCCTTGCCAGTTTGATGTTCCTGCTCGGCCTGGATGACCTGTTCATCGACATCGTCTATTGGGGCCGCAAGCTGATTCGCCGCTTTCGCATCTACGACAAGTACGAGAAGGCCGACGAAAAACGCCTTTTCGAAGTGCCGGAAAAACCCCTGGCAATCATGGTCCCGGCCTGGAACGAGGTCGGTGTGGTCGGCGAGATGGCGCGCCTGGCAGCCTCGACCATCGACTACGAAAACTACCAGATCTTCGTCGGCACCTACCCCAACGACCCGCAGACCCAGGCCGACGTCGACGCCGTGTGCCTGCACTACCCCAACGTGCACAAGGTGGTGTGCGCGCGGCCCGGGCCGACCAGCAAGGCCGACTGCCTGAACAACATCATCGATGCGATCCTGCGCTTTGAGCAGGACGCGCGCATCGAGTTCGCCGGCTTCATCCTGCACGACGCCGAAGACGTGATCTCGCCCATGGAGCTGCGGCTGTACAACTACCTGCTGCCGAACAAGGACATGATCCAGATCCCGGTCTACCCCTTCGCCCCCGAGTGGCGCGGTTTTACTGCCGGGCACTACGTCGACGAGTTCGCCGAAAACCACGGCAAGGACGTGATCGTGCGCGAAGCGTTGACCGGCCAGGTGCCCAGCGCCGGGGTCGGCACCTGCTTCAGCCGCAAGGCGATCAGCGCCCTGCTCGAAGACGGCGACGGCATTGCCTTCGACGTGCAGAGCCTGACCGAAGACTACGACATCGGTTTTCGCCTCAAGCAAAAGGGCATGAAGTGTATCTTCGCCCGCTACTCGATGAGCGACCCGCAACTGGCCCTCAAGCGCGACTGGCGCTGGGGCATGAGCCGAGAGTTCGCCCAGGTCATCTGCGTGCGCGAGCACTTCCCGCGCGACTGGCAGCATGCGATCCGGCAAAAGTCGCGGTGGATTGTCGGCATTGTCTTCCAGGGCACCAGCAACCTGGGCTGGAGCCGCACCGGCGCGCTCAACTATTTTCTCTGGCGCGACCGCCGCGGCTTGTTCGCCTACCTGCTGAGCTTTCTGGTCAACCTGCTGTTCCTGGTGCTGATCGCCATGTGGCTGGTGACGATGCTGGCGCCCAACGCCTGGCGCTTCCAGTCAATTCTGAGCGACAGCCCGCTGCTGATGACCCTGCTCTGGCTCAACGGCCTGTTGTTGATCAACCGCCTGTTCCAGCGTGGCTTTTTCGTCACCCGTTACTACGGCATCTTCGAGGGGCTGCTGTCGGCGCCGCGGATGATGTGGAGCAACTTCGTCAACTTCTTCGCCAACCTGCGGGCGCTGCGCCAGGTCATGGAAATGGGCGACTCGCGCCGTGTGGCCTGGGACAAGACCACCCACGAGTTCCCGGCCCTCGGCGCGCCGGCACGCACGCCTCTGGGTCAGCGCCTGGTGGCCAAGGGGCTGATCAGCGAGGCGCAATTGCAAGTGCTGATCACCAGCCCGGTGCGCCGGCGCCTGGGCCGCGAACTGCTGCTGCGCGGGCTGTTGACCAGCGAGCAACTGGTGCAAACCCTGGCCGAACAACTGGATTTACCCTGGGCGCCATTAAATCCATTCAAACTTGAGCGCAAATTGATTACCCTGCTGCCCCGCCGCCTGGCAGTGCACTACGGGGTGCTGCCGGTAGCGCAAGACGGCGATACATTGATCCTGGCCAGCGAAGGCCCGGTCAGCCAGGTGTCCCTCGGGGTCATCAGCCGTCAACTCAAGCGCCCGGTGCAATATCGCCTGGCGCCCCAGGGCCGGGTCACCCTCGGCCTGCGTTACCACTACCCCAGCCCCTGGCAGAAGGAGGAGACCCGGCACATGCTCGCGGTTCTCGAAAAGCATCAGGACGATGCCGCGTTGCTTGAGCGGGTCAGTCACCACCAAATCATGCTCGGCACCCTGTTGCAGGTGCGCGGCATGGTCCCCCCCACGTTGTTCAACCAGGCCTTGATCGATTTCAACCCGGAGCACATGTCCCTGGGCGAGCACCTGATTGCCCGCGGCATCATCAGCGAAGCGGTACTGCAAGACGCCCTCGCCGAGCAGCTCGAAGAACAGCAAGCCGCTTATGACCTGACCCGGGAGGTGGCATGA
- a CDS encoding LysR substrate-binding domain-containing protein: MFGKLPLTALRTFESAARLGGFKAASDELAVTPAAVSHQIKRLESQLGLLLFERSRQGVRLSDAGERLYLQVHQGLANLQQSLDDLQPPCDRQQLTLTTTAAFASAWLIPRLGDFHRRHADIQVRVLTGNEVVDLQREHRFDLALRAEFNPDPALQRLPLLAEHFSVYTPPGWQPPPANLPLSMLEVPWTSVSGVVIDWARWCALAGCEDWLQRARFHHYDDEHHALQAAAAGYGLVLASNVLVADSVRQGVLQPWHPEVRLPAAQYSAVWLPGREREPALRAFLDWLALSLGP; encoded by the coding sequence CCTTCGAATCGGCGGCCCGCCTGGGCGGCTTCAAGGCTGCCAGCGACGAACTGGCAGTCACGCCTGCGGCGGTTTCGCACCAGATCAAACGCCTGGAATCGCAGCTGGGCCTGCTGCTGTTCGAGCGCAGCCGCCAGGGTGTCAGGCTCAGCGACGCCGGCGAGCGCCTGTACCTGCAGGTGCACCAGGGCCTGGCCAACCTGCAGCAAAGTCTTGACGACCTGCAACCGCCCTGTGATCGCCAGCAACTGACCCTGACCACCACCGCGGCCTTCGCCAGTGCATGGCTGATCCCGCGGCTGGGCGATTTCCATCGCCGCCATGCCGACATCCAGGTGCGGGTGCTGACCGGCAACGAGGTGGTCGACCTGCAGCGCGAGCACCGTTTCGACCTGGCCTTGCGTGCCGAATTCAATCCTGATCCGGCGTTGCAGCGGTTGCCATTGCTGGCCGAGCATTTCTCGGTATACACCCCGCCCGGTTGGCAGCCGCCGCCTGCCAATCTGCCGCTGTCGATGCTTGAAGTGCCGTGGACTTCGGTCAGTGGCGTAGTCATCGACTGGGCCCGCTGGTGCGCCCTGGCCGGGTGTGAAGACTGGCTGCAACGGGCGCGTTTTCATCACTATGACGATGAGCACCATGCCCTGCAGGCAGCCGCTGCCGGCTATGGGCTGGTGCTGGCCAGCAACGTGCTGGTGGCCGACAGTGTGCGCCAGGGTGTGCTGCAGCCGTGGCACCCTGAGGTGCGCTTGCCGGCCGCGCAGTACAGCGCCGTGTGGTTGCCGGGGCGCGAGCGCGAACCTGCGCTGCGGGCGTTTCTCGACTGGCTGGCACTCTCCCTGGGGCCTTGA
- the wecB gene encoding UDP-N-acetylglucosamine 2-epimerase (non-hydrolyzing), with protein sequence MAYTVMMVFGTRPEAIKMAPLAQVLRQWPDIELNICSTGQHREMLQQVLHDFGLSVDEDLKVMTQNQTLNGLSQQLLKQLDDTYARIQPDIVLVHGDTTTSFIAALAAFNRQIPIGHVEAGLRTGNLKAPWPEEANRRLTGVIADLHFPPTTKARDNLLREGVVLEHIEVTGNTVIDALLWMREHLNKSQWKPAPESPLAQLRDDQRLVLITGHRRENFGQGFERICLALAELALRYPHVQFVYPVHLNPQVQKAVYALLSHQPNILLVAPQDYQHFVWLMDRAYLILTDSGGVQEEAPALGKPLLVLRKVTERPSVLEGGTVMLVGTQTERIVKEASRLLDDSEAYQRMSRVFSPYGDGHASERIAERLSRWLEENAAERDEA encoded by the coding sequence ATGGCGTACACAGTCATGATGGTGTTTGGCACACGCCCGGAAGCGATCAAAATGGCCCCGCTGGCCCAGGTGTTGCGCCAGTGGCCGGATATCGAGCTGAACATCTGCTCCACCGGCCAGCACCGGGAAATGCTCCAGCAAGTGCTGCACGATTTTGGCCTGAGCGTCGATGAAGACCTCAAGGTGATGACCCAGAACCAGACCCTCAACGGCCTGTCCCAGCAATTGCTCAAACAGCTCGACGACACCTACGCACGCATCCAGCCCGACATCGTCCTGGTGCACGGCGACACCACCACCAGTTTCATCGCCGCGCTGGCGGCGTTCAACCGGCAGATCCCCATCGGCCACGTCGAGGCAGGGCTGCGCACCGGCAACCTCAAGGCGCCGTGGCCCGAGGAAGCCAACCGGCGCCTGACCGGGGTGATCGCCGACCTGCATTTCCCGCCCACCACCAAGGCCCGCGACAACCTGCTGCGCGAAGGCGTGGTGCTCGAGCACATCGAAGTCACCGGCAACACCGTGATCGATGCGCTGCTGTGGATGCGCGAGCACCTGAACAAGAGCCAGTGGAAACCTGCGCCCGAGTCGCCGCTGGCGCAACTGCGCGACGACCAGCGCCTGGTACTGATTACCGGCCATCGCCGGGAAAACTTCGGCCAGGGTTTCGAACGCATCTGCCTGGCCCTGGCCGAACTTGCCTTGCGTTACCCGCACGTGCAGTTCGTCTACCCGGTGCACCTCAACCCGCAGGTGCAAAAAGCCGTGTACGCGCTGCTCTCGCATCAGCCGAACATCCTCCTGGTGGCGCCCCAGGACTATCAGCATTTCGTCTGGCTGATGGACCGCGCCTACCTGATCCTCACCGATTCGGGCGGCGTCCAGGAAGAAGCGCCGGCACTCGGCAAGCCTCTGCTGGTGCTGCGCAAGGTCACCGAGCGGCCGTCAGTGCTCGAAGGCGGCACGGTGATGCTGGTGGGCACCCAGACCGAACGCATTGTCAAGGAAGCCAGCCGCCTGCTCGATGACAGCGAGGCCTACCAACGCATGAGCCGGGTGTTCAGCCCTTACGGCGACGGCCATGCCAGCGAACGCATCGCCGAACGCCTGAGCCGCTGGCTCGAGGAAAACGCCGCTGAGCGAGACGAGGCATGA